One part of the Desulfovibrio sp. genome encodes these proteins:
- a CDS encoding aspartate 1-decarboxylase — protein MLQILRAKLHCIRVTGCELNYHGSVTLDPEQCREAGIYPLEFVYIWNKSNGQRISTYVIYGEPGSRCCILNGAAARACQRGDEVIISAYEYVDSPKDLYSRKPVVLTFNEDNSVQERLRYVVDGEEQGDFGFHVESE, from the coding sequence ATGCTGCAAATACTGCGCGCCAAGCTGCACTGCATACGCGTTACCGGGTGTGAGCTGAACTACCACGGTTCTGTTACCCTGGACCCGGAACAATGCCGCGAGGCTGGCATCTACCCGCTGGAATTTGTGTATATCTGGAACAAAAGCAACGGCCAGCGCATCTCGACCTATGTCATTTATGGCGAACCGGGTTCACGTTGCTGCATTCTCAATGGCGCTGCCGCCCGCGCCTGCCAGCGCGGCGATGAGGTTATCATCAGCGCTTACGAGTATGTGGACAGTCCAAAGGATCTGTACAGCCGCAAGCCCGTGGTGCTGACCTTCAACGAGGACAACAGCGTGCAGGAACGCCTGCGCTATGTGGTGGACGGTGAAGAACAGGGAGACTTTGGCTTTCATGTTGAAAGCGAATAA